The nucleotide sequence CCCGCGACGGGTTCGAGGTCGTCACGCCGCTCGTCCCCGACGCGCCGGACGACCGAGCGCATCACCCGCTCGTCCTCGGCGGTGAGGTCGGTCCGGCGCTTGCCGAGGATGCCGAGCACATGCCGCCCGGTCGGCGTACCCGCCTGGTCCGGAAGTGCTTCGTCCTCGTCGTCGGCCGACCTCGTGCGCAGCCAGTCGGCCAGTTCCCGCGAAGTCA is from Amycolatopsis lurida and encodes:
- a CDS encoding DUF3140 domain-containing protein; translated protein: MHEIDDELWDEFHRVVNMTSRELADWLRTRSADDEDEALPDQAGTPTGRHVLGILGKRRTDLTAEDERVMRSVVRRVGDERRDDLEPVAGQAHWRHKLMSMGHDPLKPV